In Labilibaculum sp. DW002, the genomic window TCACTGCCAGCAATTTCAAATCCCTTTATTACATCCCCGTTCTTAGCCCTCATACCACTACAATGATCGAAATAAACTATAGCACATTCTTTCTCAAAAACCATTTTCACAGGCACAGGACCACTATATTCTAAATCGAAGTTGTATGTTTCCGAGAGTGACAGTCTAGCTAAACGTTCCCCAATGGGTTTCTTATTCTTAGGATGAACATCGTTAGGATGTCCTTTATCACTTGATACCACCATACCTGAATTGGGAATCAATTTGTTCATTCTGCGCTGACTATCACGAAAGTAACCCCAACTTGGGCGATTTATTGCAGACAATTGCACATAGTAGAAAGGAAAATCATACCCCCATGACTTGCGCCAACTTTTAACTAACTCCGGAAATAAAACTTCATGAAACTCAACATTATGAGCATTCGATTCGCCCTGATACCAGATGGCACCTTTTATTGCAAAACCTAGCAAGGGTGCAATACCTGTTTCGAACAAATAAGCTGCCTGAAAAGGATGACGCTGAAAGGAACCATCCTGATTATCTAAATTTTGTCTGGCACGTTTTCGGCACCAACTGTGTACAAAATCATTATTTAGCCAATCGTCTAAAACATTCACTAAAACAGGATGGTGTTCCAGACTTTTCCTGTCGATCCAGGCCTCGGTAGTTGAACCCCCGACAGCATTTAAGATGACACCGATTGGCACATTCAAACTATCCTGTAAACCAGAAGCAAAATGATAGGCAATGGCCGAAAACTCGGAAGCTGTGCATGAATCGCAAGCCTTCCATTCTGAATTAAAATAATCTAATTGATTTACCTTTTTTAATACTTCCCGCCCCCACTTTTGATCATTGGGCAAGGCCTGAGCTTTCATATTATAAAGACGTATATTTGATCTATTGGCTTTAGTAATATCCTCTTTTCCTGTGCTCGATTCCTTTAGGGTAAATGCCATATTAGACTGCCCGGAACACAACCAGACTTCTCCAATTAAGACATCCTGAAAAACAATGGTTTTATTCTTACTCTCAATTCTTAATTCGTAGGGTCCCCCGGCTTTCATTGCAGGTAATTCCACTTTCCACTTTCCATGTACATTGGCTTGTGATACAGCCATTAAATCATTTAAGAAAACACTGACCTTGTCACCTGCATTTGCCATACCATAAACAGGAATGGAAACCTGACGTTGCAAAACCATATGATCTCCAAAAACCACGGGTAATGAGAGTCCACCATAATTCCCACTAACTTCCTGATAAACAGTCGTGGCGAGTATCTTAGCCCCTTCGGCATTGGGGTGCAATGCATCCGGGAACAAATCAGGTCGGCAATACAAAGGCGTATGCAGGTCGATGATTCCGACTTGTTTCACCTCAGCTATTTGTTCTATCTGTTCTTGAATTTGCCAAAACCAATCACGCGTTCCCGACTTAAAACGGGGATGCTGATTAAAGATTGGTGTTAAACGGCAAATCCAAACTTTGGGCTTTGCAGTACCCTCTAGCTCACAAAACGCATCAATTAAATCGTAATAATCCTTTTTAAATTCATCTTTATAATTAGGCCAGTTTCTGGGATCAGTATCATTTAATCCCAAGTGAAGAATCACAATTTCAGGTTTAAAAGCTTTGGCCTGTGCAAAAGCATCCTTTTCCCAATAAGGATTATGTCCTTTTTTCAAAAGGGTAGCCCCACTGTGCCCAAAGTTTTTCACCTCATAGGCATCGCCCAATAGATTTTGAAGTTGAGTCGGATAACAATTCTGTTCCCGATTCTCTATGCCGTATCCAAAAGTGACTGAATTCCCAATACATGCTACTCTTACTTTATTCTGAGACCAAGCCGATGATTGGATCAGAAAAATAAAAACGCAAGTTAAAAACATAAAATATTTCTTCATTTCACTCACTATTTATAAATATCATCTGTTTTTACAGCGCTCAACTCAACCAGAAACGCTCCAATTCGCTCGGTCAAATAGTTGAAGAATAATTCTCCTTTTTCAGGCCTTGCTGCAATAGGATTACCAACTCCAGTATCCTCGGTAATCTTTGTCCAGTTTCGGGGTGTCCAAGCCAGTTTACTTTGCAAACCTTCTAAACTAAAACCTTTTGCGTTTCCTGTTCCTGCTTCGTTAAGCGGAAGAACCAGATCAGGAAAACAATACTGCATAATTGAGGTTTCCATCTCTCCTGCATGATCGCCTGGACTTTCAAAAAAATCGTTACATTCTGGAATTTTGAACCAATCAATTACGCCTATAAACATGTTCGGAAATTGAGGTTGCAATTCCCGAATCATACTTCTAAAATCATTTCCTCCATGACTGTTTAAAATAACAAGTCTGGAGATATTCTGTCGGCTCAAAGCCCACAATATATCCTGAAGAATAGCTAGCTGAGTAGAAGGTTTGATATGCAAACAAAAAGGCAAATCAATTTGCCCTGAATTTTGAACTCCCAAGGGAATGGTTGGCAAAACCATTACTTTACATCCTTTTTCCCAGGCAATTTCTGCCGCCTTTAAAGCAATAGCTTCTGCTTGCAGGTTATCAGTTCCGTATGGAAGATGTAAATTATGAGGTTCTGTTGCACCCCAAGGCAAAACTGCCATTTCAAACTGAACTTCCTTAACAGATTTCCAGTTGGTCTGATTCAGTATCCACGGGTTTATTTTATTTGAATTAGCCATAGCGTAATATTTTAATTATAATCTTCCTAGGTATAGTGTGTGCTGATTATCAATTAGCTATTTCTAATTGTTATTTTGTTAGAATTCATACTTACGTATCCAACTGCGCCAACCTTGTAATATTCCACTATTCCATAGCGTTATTCTTCATCCAGTTGTTTCTTTAATGATTCCTCAATTTCAATGTGTTTCTTCTCATCTCCACCTTCGCTATAATATGTAATATTACCTTTGGGATTTACAATAATATTTTTCGGAAATGAACCTCCAAATATTTTGAATATTTCTTTATTTCCAAATGTTTGTAAATATTTGAACTCATTGTTTTTTAAATAATTCTCTAATCTATCTTTTTTATCAGGTGAGATAGCTAAGAATATTATGTCTGGGGTTGCCTTAAATTTTTCAACTAGGGCATTAAGTCCTGGAATTTCTGTTCTGCATGGAACACAGCCCGTGTGCCACCAATTAATTACAATATATTTTCCAGCAAAGTCTTTTGTCGAAATATTTTCTCCTTTTATTGATTCTAATTCTAAAGTCGGAAATTGTCTATTCTCTTGTATTGGTTTGACCACATTTGTAATCACTACTTTTTTACTCTTCGCGTTATTATTCAGCCAGGTATAAACAACTTTATCAGTTGAAGGTTGATGCATCACCTGGACCGAAATTCTTTTAGCAGACTTATCAAATTCAATATCTATTTTTTTTGTTGGAATTTCTGAAGAATCGCTTTTTTCAAGTGTGACAGTCGAAAAAGAGGTTAACTTGTTATGGCAATAAAGAGAAACCCAATATCCATTGCACGCTCCTTGGGTCATTTCTCCAAAAATTACATTGATACTATCTGTTCTCGTTTCTAGAGTTGCATATGAAATATCTTTAATCCCAAACTGTTTCTTGAAAGGTTCTATTTCAATAGGACATCCTGAAAACAATTTGCATGTCAAATAAAATTCTTGATTTTGTGCTTTCAAGATTACTGGAAAAATTATTCCAATTATTAAGAAGACAATCGTTTGTTTCATACTTTTCTTTTAATGCCGTATAACAATGTAAATATCTAAAAAAGGGAAGTTATCAAGAGGGGATAAATATTACAAAAGGGGAGATAAATAGGAGTATTTAAAATTATCTAAGTCAAAAACCCTTCCTTTTAGCTAAAAAGGAACAGGTAACAATATTAATCAACTTCGCTCACCACTAGTCTCCTACCAAACAGAACTTTCATTCCCCTTCTTTCATCCTACTACTTAAACAAAAAAAGAGTTAACTGTGAAAGCCAACTCTTTTTTAAATATTCTAAGTAAGGATTTTAATCAATCTTCACCTTCACCACTACCTTTTCGATTAATTGAGATTGCCCACAGAGAATACAAGGGGCATGCAAGTCTTCAGGATAAAGTACTGATGCCATTCCTGCTTTCATTCGCAAGGTTGACCATTGCTTAAGTTCAAACAACTCAAAATCATTCTCCTCAACGTATGCCTGATTAACTTTAGCTCCTTCTATATCCGAAACAAAAATTAATTCACTACCCGAATGCAGATACTGCACATCAATAAATTTTCGATGTGCCTCGAAAATAGGTTTCGATCCATCTTTTGAATCGTATTTCTGATATACGGCAAATATCCTTTCGCCATCAATTTCCACTTTTTGTGAGCTTCCCTTTTCCAATTGGTTGAATACTGCCTGATGATCTGAACAAGTCAGAAAATCAACAGTAGATTGCAAGTCTTCTCCTAGATTTTTTTTCTTTTTAAAATCTCCTATTTTTCCAAATTCTGTCATATACTACTTATAATATCTTTCAACATCCAGTAAACTGAAAGCATTTGTTTAATAATCTCTTTT contains:
- a CDS encoding GDSL-type esterase/lipase family protein; the protein is MKKYFMFLTCVFIFLIQSSAWSQNKVRVACIGNSVTFGYGIENREQNCYPTQLQNLLGDAYEVKNFGHSGATLLKKGHNPYWEKDAFAQAKAFKPEIVILHLGLNDTDPRNWPNYKDEFKKDYYDLIDAFCELEGTAKPKVWICRLTPIFNQHPRFKSGTRDWFWQIQEQIEQIAEVKQVGIIDLHTPLYCRPDLFPDALHPNAEGAKILATTVYQEVSGNYGGLSLPVVFGDHMVLQRQVSIPVYGMANAGDKVSVFLNDLMAVSQANVHGKWKVELPAMKAGGPYELRIESKNKTIVFQDVLIGEVWLCSGQSNMAFTLKESSTGKEDITKANRSNIRLYNMKAQALPNDQKWGREVLKKVNQLDYFNSEWKACDSCTASEFSAIAYHFASGLQDSLNVPIGVILNAVGGSTTEAWIDRKSLEHHPVLVNVLDDWLNNDFVHSWCRKRARQNLDNQDGSFQRHPFQAAYLFETGIAPLLGFAIKGAIWYQGESNAHNVEFHEVLFPELVKSWRKSWGYDFPFYYVQLSAINRPSWGYFRDSQRRMNKLIPNSGMVVSSDKGHPNDVHPKNKKPIGERLARLSLSETYNFDLEYSGPVPVKMVFEKECAIVYFDHCSGMRAKNGDVIKGFEIAGSDDLFVPAEVSVNENTLILRNKLVKKITNVRYGWQAFNEANLVNDQGLPASTFSTEYNL
- a CDS encoding creatininase family protein, yielding MANSNKINPWILNQTNWKSVKEVQFEMAVLPWGATEPHNLHLPYGTDNLQAEAIALKAAEIAWEKGCKVMVLPTIPLGVQNSGQIDLPFCLHIKPSTQLAILQDILWALSRQNISRLVILNSHGGNDFRSMIRELQPQFPNMFIGVIDWFKIPECNDFFESPGDHAGEMETSIMQYCFPDLVLPLNEAGTGNAKGFSLEGLQSKLAWTPRNWTKITEDTGVGNPIAARPEKGELFFNYLTERIGAFLVELSAVKTDDIYK
- a CDS encoding peroxiredoxin family protein; its protein translation is MKQTIVFLIIGIIFPVILKAQNQEFYLTCKLFSGCPIEIEPFKKQFGIKDISYATLETRTDSINVIFGEMTQGACNGYWVSLYCHNKLTSFSTVTLEKSDSSEIPTKKIDIEFDKSAKRISVQVMHQPSTDKVVYTWLNNNAKSKKVVITNVVKPIQENRQFPTLELESIKGENISTKDFAGKYIVINWWHTGCVPCRTEIPGLNALVEKFKATPDIIFLAISPDKKDRLENYLKNNEFKYLQTFGNKEIFKIFGGSFPKNIIVNPKGNITYYSEGGDEKKHIEIEESLKKQLDEE
- a CDS encoding YhcH/YjgK/YiaL family protein: MTEFGKIGDFKKKKNLGEDLQSTVDFLTCSDHQAVFNQLEKGSSQKVEIDGERIFAVYQKYDSKDGSKPIFEAHRKFIDVQYLHSGSELIFVSDIEGAKVNQAYVEENDFELFELKQWSTLRMKAGMASVLYPEDLHAPCILCGQSQLIEKVVVKVKID